Part of the Bacillota bacterium genome is shown below.
GTAACACCATCAGCCACAGACAGAAGACGCTCAATCTCTGCGCTGTCATATCTGCGGTGTCCGCCAACGGTACGATGGTCAGTCAGCTTTCCGTCCTTGAGCCACCGATGCAAGGTGGTCTTGGAAATCCTGTATGCTCTCTCTACTTCCAATTGCCTCAACAGCATCCAGCATTACCTCGTTCAACCAAATCTCATATTCTTGCTTGTCTGGCACGGTCTCAAATGGCGGGTCAACTTCAATCCGTTCACCGTTGACCACCACGAAATCCTCACCAATCTCGTTTATAGTATACATCATTCTTGCCTCCTTGTCAAATGCTTCGGGCAGGTTTCTAGAGGAAAAGTCAGTTATCCGGTAACTGTTTCATCCTCCGCAGGCTCCGGCCAAGGGGGGGCCGGGTCGAGGCTTTCCCTGGTTCATGGCCAAAGATGGCTGTCAAGTTAGAACAGCACGAGTCACGATTGAACGGGTTATGCAGGCAGTTAGCAAAAAGGAGTTGCTTCTGGCACGGCCTTCGGTTGGAGCCGTAAAGATATTCATTCAACCTGCAAAAAGGGGGTATTCCCTTCACTCAAGTACCTATTACCGGTAGTGGTGTCGCTTCCTTTTCGGACCGCGCACGCCCTTGACCATCGCGGCATAGGGTGCCGGGTCCACGGCCACCGCCTGCTCAAAGAGCCGGTAGAACAGTTTGCCGCGAACTCCCGAAGTGTTCGGAGGGAGTCTGCCTCATATTAAGACACTACCAGTTGGGGCTACTAGCGTCAAGGGAATACCCCCTAGCTGCAAGTGTTTCTGGTCAAGACCGTGGTAGGCACCTGATATGAAGGCCTTGGCATTCGATGCCAGTGTATGGACCCAATGCAGTGCCTTCTCGGTTTCTTGGACGAGGAAAGCACGCGCTCGTGGACGTAACCTTGTTCTCTGAGTTGGGAGTATATGTTCAGACCATCAGTAAAGTAGTGACGGTACATCCTGTTAGTAGATAGGTGGTGGCGAACTTGAGGGCTGTCTCCTTCGCTGTCCTGGTTCACCTGATCCCTTATGTATACGTCAATGTGGGAAAGTGCCTCCCTGAGGTGCTGGCGCCGGCTGTCGCGGGGCTGTTCTGGGGCATTATAGCGCTGGAATCGGACTCCATCATTCCCAGCACTGTCTCACACGCTGCCGGCTACTTCGTCATTGATCTCCTAATCGTGCTAGGCGTGCAATTGACCGTTCCCGGTTGAGGATGGCAGTACTCGTGGCGGGAGCGTGACGGCAACGCGGTCGCCTCCTGGTTACCCTCAGATCTCCAGCGAACCCCCGTGAGGCGAGCGTTCCCGCGTCAATGTCCCGGGTGATGCCCGCCCGGAGCATGGCGGCGGCGATAACCTTACAGCCCCACCTCTCCCCGAGCCCGTGTGTACACTGCAGGATCCTGGCAAGTCCTGGGACAGGTTCTTCTCTCCGTGCTGGCGGGTTCTTTTCCCAGGGCACCAGCCAGCCGGGCAACGCGGGGTACGCCATTCTGTGGGAGGTTACGGCCCCAGAGGTGCCGAATTACCTGGGAAACCGCCCAGTCTTGGCCGGTGCGCGAAAGTCCTGGCAAGAGCTGGCGGGGAGTGAAAGGTGGGAGGGTTCTATGAAGGACGTCATAGCGGAGAGCGTTCTCCGTATGGTCAAAGGCAACATGGGTGTCAAGGAGGGCGAAAACGTCCTGGTCCTTGCGGATGTGCCGTCCATCCCCGAGTGGAAGGGAAAGAGCCTCGAGTCCCTCCAGGACTTCGTCTCCCGCTTGATGCTGGCCAGGACAGTCTCCGGCATCATCCAGGAGGAGATTTCCGGCTTCTTGTCAGGGGTCAAGTTTCACCCGTACCCCTCATGCGGCGGGAGCGGTCGTGAGCCAGACAGTGAGACGTCACAGCTAATGAAGGCCTATGACGTCATCCTTGCCATGACAACCCACTCACTAACTCACACGGTAGCACGGAGCGAGGCGACGGCCCTTGGACGCAGGGTGGCAAGCATGCCGGGTGTAACCGCCGAGATGTTCTATCCTGAGGGCGCGCTCTTTGCCGACCTGGTCCCCATGAAGGAGGAGACGGAGCGAATTGCCCGGATCCTCACGGGAGCATCCTCCGCAAGAGTAGTGTCCAAGAACGGGACCGATCTTCATCTCAGTCTCAAGGGGAGATCGGCCAAGGCTGATACTGGAGTGCTGGATGCTCCGGGTGCCTGGGGCAACCTGCCTGCGGGGGAGGCCTACATAGCGCCCCTGGAGGGGACCTGCGAGGGGGTCCTGGTGGTGAGCGCTGGGTGGTACCCCGAGCTGGAGCGCCCATTGACCATTACCTTCAAGAAGGGCGCCGTGACTGAGGTGGAAGGGGGCGGCCGGGTTGGTGAAGGGCTGCGGGAACTCCTGGAGTCCGGCATGGAGCCTCGCTTCCCGGAAAGAAGGAACTGCGCAGAGCTGGGCATCGGGACGAATCCCTGTGCCACAAGGCCCGACAATTTGCTGGAGGCTGAGAAGATCCGTGGTACAGTGCACATTGCCATAGGGGACAGCTCCCACATGGGAGGCAAAGTCTCCGCGGATGTGCACGAGGACTTCGTGGTTCCCAACGCCACCCTGTACCTGGACGGGGTGTGCCTCATGAAAGACGGTGTTCTTGACACGGAGTGCCTGGGGTAGGGTGCGGTTCAGCAAGGGCCCTTGGGGTTTGGCGCCGGTCTTCGGGGCTCAGGGGGTATGAGCCAGGTGGGTATAACAGTAAGGGAAGCTATGCAGGTGGGCGGTCTCAGGAAGTGCCGGGTGGTGGCTGGCCGCCAGGGTCTTGACAGGATCATAACCCATGTAGATGTCATGGAAATGCCCGAGGTGACAGACTGGCTGAGACCTGGTGTGCTTCTCCTCACGACCTTCTACGCTGTGAGGGATTCCCTGGGTGCCCAGTTAAGGGTGTTGAGGGAGTTTAGCGAGGTCGGGGGTGCGGGTCTGGCTGTGGAGCCCAACCTCTACCTGGGCGGTATGCCGCCGGATCTCATCCGGTTGGCAGACCAGGTGAGGTTTCCCCTGATCGAGGTGGCTCCATCTGTGAGCTGGATTGACATCCTGACCCCAATCCTTGGAACCATCCTGAACCGGCAGGCCCACCTCCTGAAGTCCACTGAGGAGGTCCGCCAGGCTCTCACAGGCGTGATCCTGGAGGGGAAAGGGCTTGAGGCCATCGTGAACACCCTCAGCGAGTGGGTGGGTGGGGACGTTGGCATCCGGTCCTACGAGCCTGAACAGTTCATTGCCAAGACGGGCCTCACGTTAAGCAAGGACGGTTGCTCGCATTGGCCCATCGTCGTGGGTGGGGAGAGCCTGGGAGAGCTCCTCGTAGCCGTGCCCGCGCATGGGCTTGGAGAGGTGGAAAACGCCGCGGTAAACCAGGGCATCACCGTAATCGCCCTGGAACTCATGAAGCGGCGAGCGGTCCACGAGACCGAGAAGAGGCTGAAGGTGGACCTCCTGGCGGACTTCCTGTGCGAGGAGTTCATGGACACCGATGCGATAACGATGCGCGCCAGGAACTATGGCTGGGACTTCCGCCATAAGAAGGTAGTCATGGTAACTGATATAGACAACTTCGAAGAGTACTGCCTTGCTAACGCGGGCAAGGGAGAAGCGCACGTCCGGGAGGTCAAGGCGAGGATCTACCGTGTTGTGTGTGAGATCTTGGGCGCGCATTCCCAGGGCAGCATCGCTGAGGAGATATCCGACAGCATAATCATGCTTCCGGATGTCCCCAGGCTGGCCTCGGCCTCAGAGGTCAAGGCCACATCCAGGACCACCGCCGAGAGGATATCTGCCGAGCTGAAGGTGGCCCTTCCCAGCCTCACAGTCTCCATCGGCATCGGAGGTGTATGCGAGGAGTTCGCTTGCCTGCCCCGCAGCTACCGCCAGGCCAGGGAGGCGTTGGCTCTGGGGCGGCGAGTGCTTGGATACGGGTGCATTACGGATCACGAGAGCCTGGGGGCGTACCGCCTCCTGGCTATGCTTAAGGGGAGCGAGGAGATCAGGCACTTCTGCGAGCAGGTTCTGTACGATCTCATGCGGTATGATGAAGCCAACGGGACCAACCTCTGTGGCACCCTCGAGGC
Proteins encoded:
- a CDS encoding helix-turn-helix domain-containing protein — encoded protein: MEVERAYRISKTTLHRWLKDGKLTDHRTVGGHRRYDSAEIERLLSVADGVT
- a CDS encoding PucR family transcriptional regulator ligand-binding domain-containing protein, whose translation is MSQVGITVREAMQVGGLRKCRVVAGRQGLDRIITHVDVMEMPEVTDWLRPGVLLLTTFYAVRDSLGAQLRVLREFSEVGGAGLAVEPNLYLGGMPPDLIRLADQVRFPLIEVAPSVSWIDILTPILGTILNRQAHLLKSTEEVRQALTGVILEGKGLEAIVNTLSEWVGGDVGIRSYEPEQFIAKTGLTLSKDGCSHWPIVVGGESLGELLVAVPAHGLGEVENAAVNQGITVIALELMKRRAVHETEKRLKVDLLADFLCEEFMDTDAITMRARNYGWDFRHKKVVMVTDIDNFEEYCLANAGKGEAHVREVKARIYRVVCEILGAHSQGSIAEEISDSIIMLPDVPRLASASEVKATSRTTAERISAELKVALPSLTVSIGIGGVCEEFACLPRSYRQAREALALGRRVLGYGCITDHESLGAYRLLAMLKGSEEIRHFCEQVLYDLMRYDEANGTNLCGTLEAYMDAGENITAAAQGLYVHRSTLKYRLKRVQEVLREDPFCPENRFKFFLALKARRLLSSLSKMDQQAAVD